The proteins below come from a single Methermicoccus shengliensis DSM 18856 genomic window:
- the purQ gene encoding phosphoribosylformylglycinamidine synthase subunit PurQ, with amino-acid sequence MKVGVLRFGGTNCDLDVAHVLENSVGVDTELIWYKDAHLLDECDGLVIPGGFSYGDYLRAGAIAARESIMERVRQMVDDGMPVLGICNGFQILTEAGVLDGALLKNEYPKFLCTWCHLRVEAVDSPFTLAFRQGDIIRLPIAHKEGRYYADEATLERLNSRGQVALRYVDEHGRVSNPNGSTEAIAGVLSEKKNVLGLMPHPERACSSVLGSEDGKTMFLSMVDYIRR; translated from the coding sequence ATGAAGGTGGGCGTGCTCAGGTTTGGGGGCACGAACTGCGACCTCGACGTTGCGCACGTGCTCGAGAACAGCGTGGGCGTGGACACGGAGCTCATATGGTATAAGGATGCCCATCTCTTGGACGAGTGCGATGGGCTGGTGATTCCCGGGGGGTTCTCATACGGGGACTATCTTCGGGCTGGGGCCATCGCTGCCAGAGAGTCCATCATGGAGCGGGTGCGGCAGATGGTGGACGACGGTATGCCGGTGCTGGGGATATGCAATGGCTTTCAGATACTCACCGAGGCGGGCGTGCTCGATGGGGCACTTTTGAAGAATGAGTACCCGAAGTTCCTGTGCACGTGGTGCCACCTGAGGGTGGAGGCGGTGGACAGCCCGTTCACGCTCGCCTTCAGGCAGGGGGACATCATCCGCCTTCCGATAGCCCACAAGGAGGGACGGTACTATGCAGACGAGGCAACGCTTGAGAGGCTCAACTCGAGGGGGCAGGTGGCACTGAGATACGTGGACGAGCATGGCAGGGTGAGCAATCCCAACGGCTCGACAGAGGCGATAGCAGGGGTGCTCAGCGAGAAGAAGAACGTGCTCGGACTCATGCCCCATCCAGAGCGGGCATGCTCCTCTGTGCTGGGCTCAGAGGATGGCAAGACTATGTTCCTGAGCATGGTGGACTACATCAGACGGTGA
- a CDS encoding hydantoinase B/oxoprolinase family protein, whose product MSVDPITLEVVRNALASVAEEMGATLRRTAYSPNIKEREDCSCAIFDGSGRMVAQAEHIPVHLGSMPASVRAALDRFPPEKLEEGDIIIVNDPFFGGTHLPDITLISPVFYDGELVGMTASRAHHADVGGKAPGSMPGDSRDIFQEGIRIPPIKLFEGDEQVDSVMELILSNVRTPEERKGDLRAQVAANKLGTRRIHELIGKYGLSMYLECLEEVMNYSERRMRVEIGRIPDGTYGYTDYMDDDGSTDEPVKISVEITVDGSDMIVDFSGSDKQRRGNINAVFAVTLSCVYFVLRCVTDPTIPPNDGCYRPLRVIAPKGTVVNAEAPAAVSAGNVETSQRIVDVLLGALAKAVPERVTAGSQGTMNNISIGGRDHRSGKIYTYYETIGGGQGAGPNKDGIDGIHTGMTNTMNTPIEALEIAYPFLVKCYTLMTDTGGAGKYRGGLGIKKDIQLLAEEAELSIQSERRKHAPWGLYRGMNGAKGKSLLIMNGKVIELPSKISRTIKCGNIISIQTPGGGGYGHPLERDPELVLRDVLEEKVSLEMARELYGVIIKLDEKIVDLEGTRRLREKKRLESNQFKNELI is encoded by the coding sequence TTGAGCGTCGACCCAATCACTTTGGAAGTTGTGAGGAATGCATTGGCCTCGGTTGCAGAGGAGATGGGAGCGACGCTGAGACGCACGGCCTACTCTCCGAATATCAAGGAACGAGAAGATTGTAGCTGTGCCATTTTCGATGGTAGTGGACGGATGGTTGCTCAAGCAGAACACATACCAGTACATCTGGGATCCATGCCGGCTTCCGTTAGAGCAGCGTTAGATCGTTTTCCACCAGAAAAGCTGGAAGAAGGAGACATAATAATAGTAAATGATCCGTTTTTCGGTGGTACACACCTGCCAGATATAACTCTCATCTCTCCAGTCTTTTATGACGGTGAGCTTGTGGGGATGACAGCCAGCCGAGCACACCATGCAGACGTGGGGGGAAAGGCTCCCGGAAGCATGCCCGGAGACTCAAGAGATATTTTCCAAGAGGGAATTAGGATTCCTCCGATAAAGTTGTTTGAGGGGGATGAACAGGTCGATTCAGTCATGGAATTAATATTATCAAATGTCAGAACTCCGGAGGAGAGGAAGGGAGATCTTAGAGCGCAGGTTGCAGCGAATAAGCTCGGTACGCGGCGTATTCATGAACTAATCGGAAAGTACGGTCTGAGCATGTACCTTGAATGCCTCGAAGAGGTCATGAATTATAGCGAACGCAGGATGAGGGTCGAGATAGGGCGAATACCCGATGGAACCTATGGTTATACGGACTACATGGATGATGACGGGTCTACGGATGAGCCTGTGAAAATCTCGGTTGAAATTACCGTCGATGGGAGTGATATGATAGTCGACTTTTCTGGAAGTGACAAACAGAGAAGGGGCAACATAAATGCAGTGTTCGCAGTCACTCTCTCTTGTGTTTACTTCGTGTTACGCTGTGTTACGGATCCTACCATACCACCAAATGATGGATGCTACCGTCCGCTGAGAGTAATTGCCCCTAAGGGCACGGTTGTAAATGCGGAAGCTCCTGCAGCAGTTTCAGCTGGCAACGTTGAGACTTCACAGCGCATAGTAGATGTATTGCTTGGTGCTTTGGCAAAAGCCGTGCCCGAAAGAGTGACCGCCGGGTCTCAGGGAACTATGAACAACATCTCGATAGGGGGAAGAGATCATAGAAGTGGAAAAATTTATACATACTATGAGACGATTGGTGGTGGTCAGGGCGCAGGACCGAATAAAGACGGGATAGATGGTATCCACACTGGCATGACGAATACTATGAATACCCCCATTGAAGCTCTAGAGATTGCGTACCCTTTTTTGGTCAAGTGTTATACCTTAATGACAGATACAGGCGGAGCAGGGAAATACAGAGGAGGACTAGGAATTAAAAAAGATATACAGCTTCTCGCAGAGGAAGCAGAACTCTCAATACAGTCAGAGAGACGTAAACATGCTCCATGGGGGCTTTACAGAGGAATGAATGGTGCAAAAGGGAAGAGCCTTCTCATCATGAACGGGAAAGTGATAGAGCTCCCCTCAAAGATATCGAGGACAATTAAATGTGGTAACATCATCTCTATTCAGACGCCGGGTGGAGGCGGATATGGGCACCCTCTTGAGAGGGATCCAGAACTGGTTCTGAGGGATGTGTTGGAGGAGAAAGTTTCACTTGAAATGGCGAGGGAACTTTATGGCGTCATTATTAAATTAGATGAGAAGATAGTTGATCTTGAAGGAACTCGGAGGTTGAGAGAGAAAAAAAGATTAGAATCAAATCAATTTAAAAATGAACTTATTTAA
- a CDS encoding hydantoinase/oxoprolinase family protein produces MATTRYRLGVDVGGTFTDLVIINEQTGKIDITKVLSTPRNPATGVEKGIRKIVEKIGIQTNSISYFAHGTTVATNAVLEHKGAKTALITTKGFRDVLEIGRQRRPSLYRFDVDRAKPLVPRNLRKEVTERILFDGIIHEPLDEGEVRKIVKELKEEGVESIAVSLLFSYCNPTHERKIKEIITEVFPEVYISLSSEILPEYREYERTSTTVLNAYVMPVMDRYLGDLTDRMRRLGVSADLLVMQSTGGTMTSEVARKMSVHTLLSGPAAGVIGATYIADLVGYKNLITVDMGGTSCDVSLVDKGEPKRTTDGKIGGYPLKIPIIDINTIGAGGGSIAWIDPGGALRVGPESAGADPGPACYGLGGEKPTVTDANAVLGYINPRYFLGGEMSLDVKASEKVISKHIAEKLGLDITEAANGIVEVANANMVRAIRVVSVERGYDPRDFVMVPFGGAGPLHASKLAEELNIPRILVPSAPGVLSAMGLLTADVRHDYVQTYHVKTCDAEPESIAELFASLEERGIETLVEEGFPVEKSIVMRYLDMRYLGQSYEITVPMTGGFTHDSLKEAEQTFHREHERIYGHSAPDEPTELVNLRVVVLGRNEKFKLPELPAAQDPVEKAMKEVRRAFFSEEGGYVECPVYDRGRLQPGHEFYGPAVVEQMESTLVINPDQRVWVDHYGNIHIEVGV; encoded by the coding sequence ATGGCGACTACGAGGTATCGGTTAGGAGTAGATGTGGGAGGAACCTTCACCGACCTCGTTATAATAAACGAGCAAACAGGGAAGATCGACATCACGAAGGTGCTTTCGACACCTCGAAACCCTGCCACAGGGGTGGAGAAGGGAATCAGAAAAATTGTCGAGAAAATTGGGATCCAAACTAATTCGATTTCGTACTTTGCTCATGGAACCACTGTAGCCACTAATGCAGTTCTCGAACACAAAGGTGCAAAAACCGCCCTTATAACTACAAAGGGCTTTCGTGATGTGCTTGAAATAGGAAGACAAAGACGACCGAGCTTATATCGGTTTGATGTAGATCGTGCGAAACCTCTTGTTCCCAGAAACTTAAGAAAGGAAGTTACGGAACGGATACTTTTTGATGGAATAATCCATGAACCTTTGGACGAGGGTGAAGTGAGGAAAATAGTGAAGGAACTTAAAGAAGAGGGAGTTGAGTCCATAGCTGTTTCCCTTCTGTTCTCGTATTGTAATCCCACCCACGAGAGAAAAATTAAGGAAATTATCACTGAAGTTTTTCCGGAGGTATATATATCTCTTTCATCGGAAATATTGCCAGAGTACAGGGAATACGAACGGACTTCCACTACGGTGTTGAATGCATATGTAATGCCTGTAATGGATCGTTATCTGGGAGATCTCACCGATAGGATGCGGAGGCTGGGTGTCTCTGCTGATCTCTTGGTGATGCAGTCTACGGGTGGAACCATGACCTCAGAAGTGGCACGAAAGATGAGTGTGCATACCCTACTCTCTGGCCCAGCTGCAGGTGTCATAGGGGCGACCTATATCGCGGATTTGGTAGGATATAAAAATCTCATCACAGTAGATATGGGCGGAACGAGTTGTGATGTTTCGCTTGTAGACAAAGGGGAGCCTAAAAGAACCACAGATGGTAAAATAGGAGGATATCCACTCAAGATCCCCATAATAGATATTAACACGATAGGAGCAGGGGGAGGAAGCATAGCTTGGATTGACCCAGGTGGAGCGCTTCGTGTCGGCCCGGAAAGTGCTGGTGCTGACCCGGGACCAGCTTGCTATGGCCTAGGTGGGGAAAAACCGACGGTCACAGATGCCAACGCAGTCCTGGGCTACATAAACCCTCGTTACTTCTTGGGCGGTGAAATGTCATTGGATGTCAAAGCCTCGGAAAAAGTCATATCAAAACACATTGCAGAAAAGCTAGGCTTGGACATTACGGAAGCGGCAAACGGCATAGTAGAGGTTGCAAATGCCAATATGGTTCGAGCGATTAGAGTTGTCTCCGTAGAACGAGGATATGATCCGAGAGACTTTGTCATGGTTCCGTTTGGTGGAGCGGGGCCATTACACGCCTCTAAACTAGCTGAGGAACTCAATATCCCTAGAATCTTGGTACCCTCGGCTCCTGGCGTCCTCTCTGCAATGGGGCTACTCACCGCGGATGTTCGACATGACTATGTACAGACATATCACGTGAAGACCTGTGATGCAGAACCAGAATCAATTGCTGAGCTCTTTGCAAGCTTGGAAGAGAGAGGCATCGAGACACTTGTGGAAGAGGGTTTTCCTGTCGAGAAGAGTATAGTTATGCGTTATTTGGATATGAGATACTTAGGACAGAGTTATGAAATCACAGTGCCAATGACTGGCGGTTTTACCCACGATAGTTTAAAGGAAGCCGAACAAACCTTTCACAGAGAACATGAGCGGATATACGGGCATAGTGCACCAGACGAGCCAACCGAGCTTGTAAATCTACGGGTAGTGGTATTAGGTCGAAATGAAAAATTCAAACTGCCTGAGTTGCCAGCGGCCCAAGATCCGGTAGAAAAAGCTATGAAGGAGGTAAGGAGAGCATTCTTTAGCGAAGAAGGGGGATATGTAGAATGTCCTGTCTACGATCGTGGGAGACTACAACCTGGACATGAATTCTACGGCCCGGCAGTTGTAGAGCAAATGGAATCCACACTCGTCATAAATCCGGATCAAAGAGTGTGGGTAGATCACTATGGTAATATCCACATCGAGGTGGGGGTGTAG
- a CDS encoding ATP-binding protein translates to MTYTIAITGKGGTGKTAIAAMLIRHLVESEVGVVLAVDADPDANLADVLGVRVERTVGDMRELMLESVNDLPPDINKESMFQAKIYEVIEEFKGYDLLVMGRPDGPGCYCYVNNLLRGIMDKVMRNYDVVVIDTAAGLEHLSRRLIRNIDVLLVITDASRRGIRTAERIRELASSLNLNVKKLYLVLNKVRDESRTELEKVARELSLEVVGSVPYDEHIAMLDLLDEPVGSMENGSAALEQVREIAKRLLATKAT, encoded by the coding sequence ATGACGTATACGATAGCGATAACTGGAAAGGGTGGGACTGGAAAGACCGCGATTGCGGCGATGCTCATTCGGCATCTCGTTGAGTCTGAGGTGGGGGTGGTGCTCGCCGTGGATGCCGACCCAGATGCCAACCTCGCAGACGTGCTGGGCGTCCGCGTGGAGAGGACGGTGGGCGATATGCGCGAGCTCATGCTGGAGAGCGTGAACGACCTGCCTCCTGATATCAACAAGGAGAGCATGTTTCAGGCAAAGATATACGAGGTCATCGAGGAGTTCAAGGGGTATGACCTGCTCGTGATGGGAAGGCCAGATGGTCCTGGATGCTACTGCTACGTGAACAACCTGCTGCGGGGCATCATGGACAAGGTGATGCGCAACTACGACGTTGTGGTGATAGACACCGCAGCGGGGCTGGAGCATCTGAGCAGGAGGCTCATCAGGAACATAGACGTGCTGCTCGTAATCACCGATGCATCGAGAAGGGGCATCAGGACGGCAGAGCGCATAAGGGAGCTGGCATCCTCACTCAACCTGAACGTGAAGAAGCTGTATCTGGTGCTCAACAAGGTGAGGGACGAGAGCAGGACAGAGCTGGAGAAGGTGGCGAGAGAGCTCTCGCTCGAGGTGGTGGGCTCTGTGCCCTATGATGAGCACATTGCCATGCTTGACCTGCTCGATGAGCCAGTGGGCAGCATGGAGAACGGCTCGGCAGCGCTCGAGCAGGTGAGAGAGATAGCGAAAAGGCTGCTCGCCACAAAGGCCACATAG
- the purS gene encoding phosphoribosylformylglycinamidine synthase subunit PurS — protein MHYIADITVRLKKGVRDPEGSAIQRALVNLGFDVLEVSSAKEFYVTLEAEDEEDARQQVEGMCTKLLANPIIHDYTYELREQR, from the coding sequence ATGCACTACATCGCAGACATCACGGTAAGGCTCAAAAAGGGCGTCAGGGACCCCGAGGGAAGCGCAATCCAGAGGGCGCTTGTGAACCTGGGGTTTGATGTGCTGGAGGTCTCCAGCGCCAAGGAGTTCTATGTGACGCTGGAGGCAGAGGATGAGGAGGACGCTCGTCAGCAGGTCGAGGGAATGTGCACCAAGCTGCTCGCCAACCCCATCATCCACGACTACACATACGAGCTGAGGGAGCAAAGATGA